The Chloroflexota bacterium genome includes the window TTCACCTTGTCGTGCGCGCGATCGAGCGCGACAAAAATCGCGTCGAGACAATCCTGCACGTAGAGGTACGACTTGCGTTGCTTGCCGTTGCCGAGAATATCGAGCCGGTCAGGATGCTCGCGCAGTTGTTTGTAGAAATCGAACACGTGCCCGTGCGTGTACCGTTCGCCAAGAATCGAGACGAACCGGAAAATATACCCGCGCATTCCGAATCCTTCGGCATACGCTTGAATCAATCCCTCCGCCGCGAGTTTCGACGCGCCGTACAACGACGTTTGAATCGGAAACGGCGCGTTTTCCGGCGTTGGGAAAATCTGCGGCTCGCCGTAGATCGAACCGGTGGACGCGAACACGATGCGCCGAACGTCGTTGCGGCGCATCGCTTCGAGCACATTGTACGTCGCAATCGTGTTTTGCTCCAAGTCTTTGCGCGGATGTTGTGTGCCGAAACGGACATCGGCATTTGCCGCCAGATGGAACACGATCTCCGCACCGCGCGTTGCGTCGGTCAGCGCGTCGAGATCGAGCGTGTCGCCACGCGTGAATTGAAATCGCGATGATTGTCGCGCGTGGCTCAAAAATTCCGTTTGCCCGGTCGCCAGGTTGTCGTACCCGACGACCGCGTGCCCATCGCGCAACAAACGATCTGTGAGATTGCTTCCAATAAACCCGGCGCAGCCGGTCACAACGCAATGCACGATTTACTCCTGCTCCAAATTCAATGCCGCGATACGGCGCGCGCCGCGCAGGCGA containing:
- a CDS encoding NAD-dependent epimerase/dehydratase family protein; the protein is MHCVVTGCAGFIGSNLTDRLLRDGHAVVGYDNLATGQTEFLSHARQSSRFQFTRGDTLDLDALTDATRGAEIVFHLAANADVRFGTQHPRKDLEQNTIATYNVLEAMRRNDVRRIVFASTGSIYGEPQIFPTPENAPFPIQTSLYGASKLAAEGLIQAYAEGFGMRGYIFRFVSILGERYTHGHVFDFYKQLREHPDRLDILGNGKQRKSYLYVQDCLDAIFVALDRAHDKVNVFNLGTDEYCQVDDSIGWICDYLKLSPQRVYAGGERGWIGDSPFIFLDAAKIRALGWQPKLTIREGIVRTVQYLEQNPWVLERR